TGTGCATCCTGTCACTCGCGGATACGAGTCGGGTCTTGTCTTCATGTCAAACCAGACAGAGTCAAGGTATGTAAGACAACGCCGAAGCACAGTCGGGACTGAACCCTGTGTATTGAGATTGATGTGCTTCCCCCTCTCCTCACGTAGTAGGGCTAGAAGATCTGGAAGGTCCTTGTGAACTGTTGGCTCACCACCAGTGATGCAATACCCGTCGGTAAGATGACCCTGTGACCTGCGCACAATCTCATCCAGCGGGACGGCCACGCCGGAGTCCAGTGGAATCAGCTCGCTGTTCTGACAGTATGGACACCTGAAGTTGCAGCCCCCGGTGAAGATGACTGTCACAGGCTTACCGGGCACATCAGAGAGGCTGACATCGATTATCGACCCGAGACGCAAGCGTCGTCACTCCTATTCGTTCAGAGAGCATCTGCTGTCGGCCTTATTAATATGCCAGAACAGCCGCTCGACTACGCACGGCGCAGAGTGACAGTGAACCGGGCTCCTTGAGCGGGCTGGCCATCAACGCGGTCGCCCAGTTCTATTTGGCCTCCGTACTTGCGAACCATCTGATACACTAGTGTGAGGCCCACTCCGCCACTCCTCTTTGACCTCTCGAATATGATGGCCTTCTTGGCATCGCTTATACCAGGACCATTGTCAGATACGCTCACCTTCACCGAGGAGTCAGTCGTCTCAAGTTCCACCCAGATCTCCTTGGACTCCTTTGGGTTGTGTCTGGCTGCGTTCTCCAGAAGATTCCACATGAGCTCGCCAAGAAGTGCGTCGGCGACAACGAGGACATCTTCGTGAAGACCACTCAGATGAACCCGAGCTCCATACACACGCTCGACTGCACGCGACTTCTCAAGGAGAATTGCGCTAAGGTCCTGCGTACTCGAACTCAAGAACTTCAGCTGCCCTGCTCTCTTCACCTTGGTTATCAGTCGGTTGCAGCGATCCACCGCATCCGCAATATTCTGCCTCGCCTCCTCGACATAATTGGGGGGCATCTCGCAGTCGAGAAGACCTGACGAGGTCATTATGATTTGAAGCTGGTTGGCTATGTCATGCGTCAAGAGGTCAAGGTAGAACTGGATAGTCTCTTCGGCATCCTTCTGTTCAGTTATATCCGTTATGACTGCGAATGTTCCGATGAGATTGCCCT
The DNA window shown above is from Candidatus Thorarchaeota archaeon and carries:
- a CDS encoding anaerobic ribonucleoside-triphosphate reductase activating protein; the protein is MRLGSIIDVSLSDVPGKPVTVIFTGGCNFRCPYCQNSELIPLDSGVAVPLDEIVRRSQGHLTDGYCITGGEPTVHKDLPDLLALLREERGKHINLNTQGSVPTVLRRCLTYLDSVWFDMKTRPDSYPRVTGCTYNPWPSVRTSIEAVLDSHVAFWPRTTYASGLLSPDDILEIAHVLSELGFKGQYTVQNYVPRPSCQESEAMRRPQLDELKDLQNMDVNGVRIRLNWS
- a CDS encoding PAS domain-containing sensor histidine kinase, with product MATSLAEIVADRSRDGYAVIDQTRRIIYVNERWCSLSGLPREKVIGRFFVDIHPKTVRPVLDELITTVFGGGTVPADGSFHSLTTPDGSPMSAQMRLEPLKLPDGSPGALAILVDVTNEIERRQALEEQEAKFQVLVETMTEAFSIDDLEGRVVYANSSYCRLLGLERSDVIGKKWIDWTVGLSEEEYRQKLSARHRGESERYEMVWRRRDGSRATTIVSAAPYFDIKGNLIGTFAVITDITEQKDAEETIQFYLDLLTHDIANQLQIIMTSSGLLDCEMPPNYVEEARQNIADAVDRCNRLITKVKRAGQLKFLSSSTQDLSAILLEKSRAVERVYGARVHLSGLHEDVLVVADALLGELMWNLLENAARHNPKESKEIWVELETTDSSVKVSVSDNGPGISDAKKAIIFERSKRSGGVGLTLVYQMVRKYGGQIELGDRVDGQPAQGARFTVTLRRA